The Natronoarchaeum philippinense genome includes the window TCGTCCGACTCGCTGATCTCGATGGTCCAGCCGTGCGCGCGAGCGATCTGCTGGACGATTTCGAGACCGTAGCCCGTTCCGTCCTCGCGGGTCGTATAGCCCCGTTCGAACACGTCGTCGCGGTCCGATGCCGGGATGCCGGGGCCGTCGTCGGCGACGAACAGTCCGCTGTCGTCCGGAAGCCGCCCGACGCGCACCGACGCCTCCGGGCCGGCGTGGGTGACGGCGTTTTGCAGGAGGTTCCCGAACAGCTCCCGCAGTCGGCTCTCGTCGGCTTCGATCCGGCCGATATCGTCCTCGACAGTCAGTTCGGCCGCTGATTCCATCCCGACAGCCCACGCCGCGTCGACACAGGCTTCGACATCGACGGGCGCAGTCTCGCCGACGAACGCGCCCTGCTTGGAGAGTTCGAGCACGTCGTCGACGATCTCGTCGATTCGATCGAGCGATTCGACGACGTAGCGAAGCTCTTCGGCGTCGTACTCCTCGGCGGCCAGTTCGGTGTACCCCTGTGCGACCCCGAGCGGGTTTTTGATGTCGTGGGCCAGAATGTCGGCGAACTCGTCGAGGCGCTCGTTCTGGTTTTTGAGTTGATCTTCCCGCTGCTTCCTGTCGCTGATGTCGCGGACGATGCCTGTGAAAAGCTGTTCCCCATCGTGGCTGTGCTCGCGCAGGCTGATCAGGGTCGGCACCTCGTGACCGTCCTTATGGAGCGCCGGCAGTTCGATTCCGTCCCAGTCGATGTTTCGCTCCCCGGACTCGACGTAGGACTGCAGCGCCGCCGCGTGGACGGGCTGGAGACGTTCGGGAATGATCCGCATCTTGGAACTACCGATCAGCTCCTCGGGAGAGTATCCGAGCAGATCCTCAATAGCCGGGTTCGCATAGACGATTTTGCTGTCCGCGTCGATCGTAATCATCCCCTCTGACGCGTTCTCGACGAGCGTCTGGTAGAACTCGTCGGGCCGAACTGGCAGTGATGTCTCGTCCACGGAACTACTCGGTTGCATCTGTAGGCGCCAGATCAACATAATACCTTTGTCAGATGCTGGCAGTCGTCGACACCACTGTCGATCGATCACTGGGCGTCGTCGACAGCCCGCTCGACGGCGTCGACGGCGTCCGCGACCAGCGCGTCGACATCCTCGCTTTCGGCGTACACGCGGACGTACGGCTCGGTCCCGCTCGGGCGTACGAGCACCCACGAGGCGTCGGGCTGTTCGATCCGGACGCCGTACTCCGTCGAGACAGTTCCGTCGGGGAACTGCTCGGGCAGCGCGGTCTCGAGCCGGTCCATTGCGGCGTCTTTGGCCTCGTCGGGGCACTCGACGCTGACTTTCCGGTAGGGCCGTTCCGTGACCGGGCCACGCAGCGCAGCGACGCTGCCGGCTTCGGCGACGAGCCCCGAGAACACGGCGGCGCTCACGACGCCGTCGATCCAGCCGCCAAAGTGGGGATGGATGTGCTTCCACGGCTCGGCCGCAAAGGTAATCTCGGTGTCGGCGTCGCCTGCTGCCCGTTCGCGAGCGATCCCCTCGTGGAGCGCGCCCAGCCTGACGCGCTCGGTTCGACCGCCTGCCGCCCGAACCAACTCGTCGATGCGGGCGGACGCGTTGGGCGTCGTTACGACCACCGGATCCTCGGCGGCCGCGTCCACGACGTAGTGCTCGGCCAGCAGCGCGAGCACGGTGTCCTCGTGGACAACGTCGCCCTCGCTGTCGACGATCACGATTCGATCGGCGTCGCCGTCGTGGGCGATGCCGAAATCGAACTCGCCGTCGGCGAGAAACGCCCGGAACTCCGTGAGCGTCTCGGGCGTCGGCTTGCTCTCCCGGCCCGGGAAGTGGCCGTCGACGTTGGCGTTCAGCGTCACCACGTCTGCGCCCAGTTTCCGGAGTACTTGGGGCGTCGCCAGCCCGGCCATTCCGTTGCCACAATCGACGGCGATCGAGAAGCCCGACAGCGGCGTCGCGGCGTCCCCACGCGATCCCGAGTAGTTCGAGCCGTGACCGAACGTGTCGCGAGCGTACGCAGCGACGGCGTCGCGGTAGCGCGAGAGCACGTCGGCGGACTCGGCGTTCCCCCACTCCGTCCACGGCGCGGGGTCGGGCTCGCCGTCGACCAGTCGCTCGATCCGTCGCTCGGCGTCCCGATCGTACTCGACGCCGTCCTCGAAGATCTTGATGCCGTTGTCGGTCGGCGGGTTGTGACTCGCGGTGATCATCACACCGCGACGCCCACGCGAAGCGTAGGCCAGCGCGGGCGTCGGAACGACGCCGACGCGTCGGCAGTCGACGCCTGCGCTTTCGAGGCCGGCCTCCATCGCGGCCGCCAGCGCGTCGCTCGTCTCCCGCCCGTCACGTCCCAACACGACAGTGGGATCCCGCGACGCTTCCTCGACGGCGTCGACGGCGTCGTTGCCGACCGCACGTCCGACCGCGAGGGCCAACTCCGGCGTCACTCGATCCTGCGCCGACCCCCGGATACCGGCGGTCCCGAACAGACTCATACGTAACCGACCGCCCCCGACGACCGTAAAGCCACCCGAACGTACGCGGACTCGACCGGTGATGACGCCGCTACGAAACCAACAACAGTGAGAAACGAACGCGGTCGACGCCGACTACAGCTCGACGCCGCTGGGGATGAGACTGTGGTTGCGCAGCAGGTTCCCCTCGTCGTTGTAGACGAGGAACGTGCGCTTGTCGTAGGCGACGAGTTCGTCGCCGTCGAGTCGGATCCTGACCTCGTAGCGGCCGTCGGAATCGGGGTCGTGCTCGCCGTAGCGCCGTGCCGCCCGGATGAACTTGAGCACGTCGTCGGCGTCCTCGTTGAGTTCGAGCACGAAATCGCCGGTGATCCGGTTTGTGACGCTGACGACGCCGGCGGCGTCGCTGTCCAGCGGCCCCTGCAACCGGAAGGCAACGTCGGTCTCTTCGGCGTCGAGGAGTTCGTCGTCGATTCCTGTGAGGCGCTCTCGGAGCGTCGTCGCGGGGCCCTCGAAGTCGATCCGTACCGTCGGCTTTGCGGGCTCGCGGTCGTCTTCGACCCAATCAATATTGCTGACTTCCAGCGTGAAGTAATCGCGCCTCATTACCTGTACGACGAGGTAGGGACTCACGGGCAATGAACGTAACGCCTGCCCCAACGGCACCGTCAGTTCGGACGACGGCGGCGAGACGGTAGTTTTTACCCTGCGGGGTTCGCGGGCGTTTGATGTATGGCTTGGGTGCGCTCGGAGTACGCCGGCGAGTTGGCGGTCGTAGCCGCGTGGTTGGCGGCGGTATTGCCTTGGAACGTGACCTACACCGGCATTCCCGGGACCGACCTCTCGGCGCTGTTTCTCAGGTTCCCCTTCCTGCAGACCCGCTACATCTTCGGGTTACCCAGAGACGACCAACGGTTGTTTTACGACCCCGTCGCTGCCCTCGATCAGGTGTCGGGCGTCTCCGAGATGCTGTACTACCTCTGGATCGCGGGCGCCGCCGTCGTCTTACTGGCGGTTCTGCTCTCGTTCGCCATGTACGCCGCCGAGGATGCCGTCGAGGAGCTGTCGCCGGTCCATCCAGTGCGCGCGATGGGCGGGCTACTCGCGCTGGCGACGGCGTTTCTAACGGCGGCCACCGTTGCGATCGCCACTAACGGCGACTTCGGCGGCGGGATTCCGATTCCGGTCGGTCTCGTCGTGCTGGGTTCGCTCGCCGCCGTCCTGTTGCGCGCGGAGCTGGTCTAATCTCTATCGTCAGCCCGTCCAATTTAAGGGATCTGACTACATTGGGACGTGTAGATGCGAGGCCGGTCGGTGCGGCAACGCCGACTGCCACCGCCGAGAGAGCACAATGACCGACGAAGACCAGGACGGACGACGCCGAATTCCGCTGGGAGCGAGCAACCCCGGGAGCGCCGAGACCGCGACGGAATCGCGCGGTGACCGGCTCAAGCGGCGGCTACAGCGCGCGATCGAGCTACTGCAGGGGTCGACCGTCCCCGGAGAGCTGTACGCGCCGGAACGCCACGGCGACATCGTCTCCTTCGACGGGCTGGACGGCTACGAGGAGGTCGAGCGCTACTGGGTCAACGCCCCCTTCGCGTTCGTCTCGATCAACTACGACAGCGAGGCGAAAGACCACCTCTACTACGTCGTCGAACCCGAGTTGAGCCCCGACGAGTACGAGCTGCTGGAACTGCTGTTCGAGGACATCCGTGACCCGCTGGTCTATCGGTCCGACGTGCGCGACGAGGACGTCGAGTCGGTGCTCCGTGACGAACTCCGCGAGCACCTCGAAGGCTACGGCGCCGAAGTCGACGTAGCGACGTTTTACCGGCTGTTCTACTATCTCTACCGGTCGTTCCGGGGCTACGGCAAGATCGATCCGATCGTCAACGACCCGCACATCGAAGACATCTCGTGTGACGGCTACGACCTGCCGATCTTCGTCTACCACGACGAGTACACCGACATCAAGACCAACGTCTCCTTCGAGCAGGAAGCCCTAGACAACTTTGTCGTTCGACTCGCCCAGCAGTCGGGACGCCACATCAGCGTCGGTGAGCCGATGGTCGAGAGCACGCTACCGGACGGCAGCCGTGCCGAACTCGCGCTCGGCGAGGAGGTCACGCCGCGCGGGTCGGCGTTCACGATCCGGAAGTACTCCGACGAGCCATTCACTCCGATCGATCTGATCAAGTACGGCACCTTCAACGTCGAGCAAATGGCCTATCTCTGGCTCGCTATCGAGCACAACAAGTCGCTCGTGTTCGCGGGCGGGACGGCCTCGGGGAAGACGACCTCGATGAACGCCATCTCGATGTTCATTCCGCCGCGCT containing:
- a CDS encoding type II/IV secretion system ATPase subunit; its protein translation is MTDEDQDGRRRIPLGASNPGSAETATESRGDRLKRRLQRAIELLQGSTVPGELYAPERHGDIVSFDGLDGYEEVERYWVNAPFAFVSINYDSEAKDHLYYVVEPELSPDEYELLELLFEDIRDPLVYRSDVRDEDVESVLRDELREHLEGYGAEVDVATFYRLFYYLYRSFRGYGKIDPIVNDPHIEDISCDGYDLPIFVYHDEYTDIKTNVSFEQEALDNFVVRLAQQSGRHISVGEPMVESTLPDGSRAELALGEEVTPRGSAFTIRKYSDEPFTPIDLIKYGTFNVEQMAYLWLAIEHNKSLVFAGGTASGKTTSMNAISMFIPPRSKVLSIEDTRELTLYHGNWLSSVTRERLHEGNDITMYDLLRSALRHRPEYIVVGEVRGEEAITLFQAMNTGHTTYSTMHADSVQTVINRLENEPINVPRAMVQSLDVLCVQTLTRFDDERVRRNKTVAEIEGIDQRTGELDYSTTYSWNGDDDSFNENGSSVVLDEIRDDRAWSQAELLSELRDRQQFLRYLRDNDVTDYRRFTALVNEYYADSEAVMDRIDEEAAATPPTD
- a CDS encoding DUF5793 family protein; the protein is MRRDYFTLEVSNIDWVEDDREPAKPTVRIDFEGPATTLRERLTGIDDELLDAEETDVAFRLQGPLDSDAAGVVSVTNRITGDFVLELNEDADDVLKFIRAARRYGEHDPDSDGRYEVRIRLDGDELVAYDKRTFLVYNDEGNLLRNHSLIPSGVEL
- a CDS encoding phosphopentomutase/phosphoglucosamine mutase, coding for MSLFGTAGIRGSAQDRVTPELALAVGRAVGNDAVDAVEEASRDPTVVLGRDGRETSDALAAAMEAGLESAGVDCRRVGVVPTPALAYASRGRRGVMITASHNPPTDNGIKIFEDGVEYDRDAERRIERLVDGEPDPAPWTEWGNAESADVLSRYRDAVAAYARDTFGHGSNYSGSRGDAATPLSGFSIAVDCGNGMAGLATPQVLRKLGADVVTLNANVDGHFPGRESKPTPETLTEFRAFLADGEFDFGIAHDGDADRIVIVDSEGDVVHEDTVLALLAEHYVVDAAAEDPVVVTTPNASARIDELVRAAGGRTERVRLGALHEGIARERAAGDADTEITFAAEPWKHIHPHFGGWIDGVVSAAVFSGLVAEAGSVAALRGPVTERPYRKVSVECPDEAKDAAMDRLETALPEQFPDGTVSTEYGVRIEQPDASWVLVRPSGTEPYVRVYAESEDVDALVADAVDAVERAVDDAQ
- a CDS encoding two-component system sensor histidine kinase NtrB, producing the protein MDETSLPVRPDEFYQTLVENASEGMITIDADSKIVYANPAIEDLLGYSPEELIGSSKMRIIPERLQPVHAAALQSYVESGERNIDWDGIELPALHKDGHEVPTLISLREHSHDGEQLFTGIVRDISDRKQREDQLKNQNERLDEFADILAHDIKNPLGVAQGYTELAAEEYDAEELRYVVESLDRIDEIVDDVLELSKQGAFVGETAPVDVEACVDAAWAVGMESAAELTVEDDIGRIEADESRLRELFGNLLQNAVTHAGPEASVRVGRLPDDSGLFVADDGPGIPASDRDDVFERGYTTREDGTGYGLEIVQQIARAHGWTIEISESDDGGARFELRGIDFLD
- a CDS encoding DUF7549 family protein, yielding MAWVRSEYAGELAVVAAWLAAVLPWNVTYTGIPGTDLSALFLRFPFLQTRYIFGLPRDDQRLFYDPVAALDQVSGVSEMLYYLWIAGAAVVLLAVLLSFAMYAAEDAVEELSPVHPVRAMGGLLALATAFLTAATVAIATNGDFGGGIPIPVGLVVLGSLAAVLLRAELV